From Brassica rapa cultivar Chiifu-401-42 chromosome A06, CAAS_Brap_v3.01, whole genome shotgun sequence:
TTTGAAAGCACATCTTCTTCCCTCTTGTACTTGTCAAACCTAAATTCCTCTGGGGATGATGTTTCCTATTTACACCCAAAAATCCAGACTTTAACACGTTTGATGTGTATCTTCATATATAGCTGCTTCCCCTCGGCCTAATAGTTGTTATTCGTTACTGCAGCTTGAGGTTGCTGATGGGCAATGTTTGGGTGTCTTATGGGTTCAGCCATAGCTGTCGTCGGTGGCAATGGCGTTAAGGTCTGATATGTAATTGAAGGAGCGGGCATGGGCTGTGATGGTTGGTGTATTCCCATGAGCCCCCTATGACCAGCCTGCACGACTGGGAAACCAAGTGGCTGACCTTGCAGGGCTAGGTTGTACATTGGATTCATCTGCAGGTTGCCAAGTCCCTGCCCAATCCACGCACCGGCGTTTCCAGTCTGAAACAAGAATATCATGATTACCAATGTTACTTACATATACTCAGCAACCAGTCCAAGGATACAACAGAaagtaaaaaaattgaactgACCATTGCTGAAGTCCTTTCTTCACTATGGATAGAGTTTAAGGCAGTTGCAGATGGGATGTGAGTAGCAACTGTGGAAGAAGCATGTTGGGATGGGTTTGTTGTAGGAGGGTTCTCATTGTCGCCTACTGGTGCTATATGGGTAGGTGCTGCTATAGCAGCCCCGGGTGGAAAATAAAACTGCTGTGGAATTCCATTTGGGCCCAAGAACTGGTGAATGTATGGTGGTGGCATATAAAACTGTGGGTAATAGGGACCGTAAGGGAAGAAACTGGGAGGGTATTGTTGCCCGAAAAGATGAGTTGCCTGCTGAGAGACTGCTGCTATAGAGCTCTGACCTGGCGGGTTTGATACTAATGACATAGCTGGGGCATTAGAATTTCCAAGCTGCAATTTTGAGAAAACAGgtattagaaaaaaaagaagaagtaaaacTAGATTTTTGTATTGTCTGAGTGCATGTATATCTTGATAAGATGTATCACGTGCCTGAGTCGCAGCTGCTTCTGTGTTTACCGGTTGGCCCAGTGCTGAAAACGAGGGAACAAGACCAAACACGCTGAATGGGGCGTCTTGACCATAAGCAATTTGATGAGGTTGTGTGTTCGGTAAAGCTCCGGGTGCTGAATTTGGAATCCCATTATCATCTTCAAAATAGGATGATGCTCCTCTGCACAAGAAGTAATGGCAGTGAGATACAAACATGAAATTTGATAGTTAAAAGGAAAAGCCAACAAGAAGGAGAGAATACACATCCTTTATCATAAGGAAAGACCTTCCAATATACAAAACTGAAGTAGTTTGAAAACCATATATAAATTGTCACACTCAACTCAGACTGGGAACAGCGTGTCCGAACAGAGATTGCAGTAGATAAATAACCAAAGCAGGAATAGGTAGAGCCAAAATAACAAAATCACTAACCTGGCAGAAGCAACCGCATGAATGCCATTGGTAGTGGGGGAAGAATCTCTCTCATCATCCCCTGTTCCGTGAGAGGACTTAAAATCTGAGTCATCACCGCCACTAGCACCATAGGTAGAAGAAGATAGCTCTTTCACAAAATTAGAATCAAAACTTCCAAAGGTCAGACCATTTTGCAGCTCGTCTGCAACCTGAAGGTGCAATGGAAATGTAACGTGTGACCGCTCGCCAACATCTAACTTGAGAAGCGATCGAGCTTTGCCTTTCTTGGATGCAGTCTCATTTCCGGTGACTGTTACATAAAGTTAATTGAGACTGAATCAATAACAGACCATATTTTCTGACTTAACTAGATGACCATAGAATGAACATAAAACTACTTTGACCAACACTCAGAGGCAAACCAAAGGTTCACAATTAAAATGCCAACATACCTTGATCAGAATGGTTACTGCAGTGAGAAGCAGAAATCAAAGAAGGATCCTGTCGACCAAAGGTAGATGACTGCAGTTCTGCTGGCTGGTTATTCACATCAGGCTGAGCAGAAATTACATCTTGTGTATGGTTCTGTACAACAGACACTGATACAGGTGGAGCAACTTGTTCTGAATTTGCTTTAGACGTCTCTGGCTCAACAGCATCCTCGGAGAAAGAAATAGACTTGGAAAGAGGAAGTTTCTCTGCAACTCCCTTGTTCACAGTGGCAGTGAAATCATCTTCAACTTTATGATTGCTTACCCCACTGGGAGCAGGAACCCTGCAAGAGGTACCCTTTAATCTCTAATAACATTATAGGGATTCAGCAGACATAGATGgatgaaaagtaaaaaatacTTTGTCGCACGAGGTAAAGTGGGGTTTCTTGCTCTGTTGTTAGTATTAGGAAGAGAAGGTCTTGATCCCCCTGTGACATGATTAGATCCACTCTCCCTTTTGAAGGATGAACTTCTTCCATTGCCTGCAACAgaatgtcaacaaagagtttaaaaCAGGGAACAGAGGTACAATTGTCATTCAAAGgcatcaaaaagaaaagaaaaaaatcaaactacCATGATAAGTGTTGCTAGAAGCAAAGTTCCTCCGACCAGTTCTGGCACTCGCTTGGTTAATTGGCACAAGATTCTGCAGACAGAAATCAAAATTAGATGATGAAAAAGAAAAtaccaacaaaacaaaacaaaactgcAAATAACGGATtcataagaagaaaagaagactTGCCTCCTTCTTCTTGTCTCTTTTGCTTCTCACCTCATGAAACGTATCTGCAAAATTAAAACGTATGCTGCTGAGATGGCACTAGAACGAAGCAAAGTACAAGTAGATTATTCAAGAGTGAAATGAGAAGACAGTTCTGCTGCATTGTCTTGACATCCATACTCAATAACCGAAACGCCCACTAGAATCCTTGAACGGTACATACGAACTAATACCagaactaaataaaaaaaggtaaaaagaaTCACTTTTGATGATTCCAAGCACCTTCTAGCTAAATGGTAAGAGATCAACTAAGCGATTTTAGACACAGGAGAGAAAGGGTTCCAAATTCGAGGCACTAAAGTGATTATAACACTTGCAAAGCCCATCAAATCAAATGATATTCCCAAAAATAAACAACCACTCGCAAGATTAGGCCTAAACAGATGAGATGAATGtgatgaaaacaaacaaatcccAGAGGCAAGGAGTGAGAGTAGTTTAACCTAAAAAGCGGAGCTTCTGGGCGGTCTCGAAAGGATCATTAAACGATTCCTTATAGACGGCGTAGATATCCTCGTCCGAGTGCTGCTTCCCTGTCATCTCTCTGATACTCTGAACAGTTTCTCGGAGATTACGCGGTATCGAAACCCTAGCGGAGCCGCCATCACCCAAGCTCTTGttcattcttctttttttttttttttttttttggaagagaGAAGCGGGAGGAGAGAGAAAGTGCTCAAATTGAAATTGGTAGAGACTTTCCCTTTAAAAGACGGTCTTGTCCTTTCTATTATATTGTATCTCCCAGTTATCTTATTGTCGGTTACTTTATACGCTTACCTCATGTGCCTctgttatttctttttttactcTTTGGTAAAACAAAATTACCTACTTATTG
This genomic window contains:
- the LOC103871018 gene encoding GBF-interacting protein 1-like, whose amino-acid sequence is MNKSLGDGGSARVSIPRNLRETVQSIREMTGKQHSDEDIYAVYKESFNDPFETAQKLRFLDTFHEVRSKRDKKKENLVPINQASARTGRRNFASSNTYHGNGRSSSFKRESGSNHVTGGSRPSLPNTNNRARNPTLPRATKVPAPSGVSNHKVEDDFTATVNKGVAEKLPLSKSISFSEDAVEPETSKANSEQVAPPVSVSVVQNHTQDVISAQPDVNNQPAELQSSTFGRQDPSLISASHCSNHSDQVTGNETASKKGKARSLLKLDVGERSHVTFPLHLQVADELQNGLTFGSFDSNFVKELSSSTYGASGGDDSDFKSSHGTGDDERDSSPTTNGIHAVASARGASSYFEDDNGIPNSAPGALPNTQPHQIAYGQDAPFSVFGLVPSFSALGQPVNTEAAATQLGNSNAPAMSLVSNPPGQSSIAAVSQQATHLFGQQYPPSFFPYGPYYPQFYMPPPYIHQFLGPNGIPQQFYFPPGAAIAAPTHIAPVGDNENPPTTNPSQHASSTVATHIPSATALNSIHSEERTSAMTGNAGAWIGQGLGNLQMNPMYNLALQGQPLGFPVVQAGHRGLMGIHQPSQPMPAPSITYQTLTPLPPTTAMAEPIRHPNIAHQQPQAAVTNNNY